CCGCGCCGATCGAGCCGCCCGCGCCGGGCCGGTTGTCGATGACGAACTGCTGGCCGAACGCTTCGCCGAGCTTGCCGCCGACGAGGCGCGCGATGATGTCGTTCGACGCGCCGGGCGTGAAAGGGACGACCCAGCGCACGGGGCGATTGGGATAGGCGCCGCCCGAATCGGCGGCGCTCGCAACGGCGCTGGACAGCGTCAGCGCAACGGCAAAACCAAGTTTGATACGACTGCTCGACATGCTTGCTCCTCTTTGTTTTTCGCGGTGCGTTTGCACGCACCCTACGCTCTTCGTCACCGATTCACCCGGCACCGCTTCATCCGTCACCGGTTCATCCGTCACGCCTTACATCACCGCTTCACATCCAACGCTTCCGGATTCATCACGTTGATCGGTTTGCCCGCCGCGAACGCGAGCACCTGCTCGAACGAGCTCGAAAACTGCCCCTCGTAGGCGTCGCGCTCGACGTAGCCCAGGTGCGGTGTGGCCACGACGTTGTCCATGCGCAGCAGCGGGTGCTTGCCGCCGAGCACGGGCTCTTCCTCGAACACGTCGACCGCCGCCATGCCGGGCCGTCCCTGCTTCAGCGCGGCTTCGAGCGCGCCCGGCGCGATCAGCCCGGCGCGGCTCGTGTTGACGATGAGCGCGGTCGGCTTCATGCGCGCGAGATCCTGCGCGGCGACGATGCCGCGCGTCGCGTCGACGAGGCGCAGGTGCAGCGAGATCACGTCGTTCTGCTCGAAGAACGCTTCCTTCGAAGCCGCCGCGGCATAGCCGTCCGCCTGTCCGCGCGTGCGCGAGCCTTCGGTGCCCCAGACGCTCACGTTCATGCCGAACGCGCGCCCGTAGCCCGCGACGGCCCCGCCGATGCGGCCATAGCCGAAGATGCCCAGGTTGCGCCCGCGCAAGCCGATGCCGACGGTCGACTGCCACTTGCCGGCCTTCAGGTTCGCGACTTCCTGCGGGATCTTGCGCATCGCCGCGAGGACGAGCCCCCAGGTCAGCTCGGCCGTCGCATACGACGGCTTGCCCGGATGCTGGTCCGACGAGAGCACGATGCCGCGCTTCGTCAGCGCGTCGACGTCGATGTGCGGGAAGACGCTGCGCTGGCTGACCAGGCGCAGCTTCGGCAGGCGCTCGATCAGCGGCGCGCGGATGGGCGTGCGCTCGCGGATGAGCACCAGCGCTTCGGTGTCCTTCAGCCGCTCCGCCAGCACGTCGATGTCCTTGGTGTGATCGTTCCACACCGTGACGTCGTGGTCCTTCAGCTTCCTGAACGCGTCCAGCGAGCGGACGAGGTTCTGGTAATCGTCGAGTACGGTGACTTTCATAGCCAGCCTTTCTGCTGCTCGAGCACGCGATCGACGATCGCCTCCGCATGCCCGGTGTAGGTGGTCGGATCGAGCGACGCTTTGAGCTCGTCCGCCGACATCGCGCCGCGGATCTTCTCGTTCGCCATCAGCGACTGCTCGAAGGTGACGCCGTTCTCGATGCCGTGCATCGACGCTTCGTACACCAGCTCGTGCGCGGTCTGCTTGCCGACCTTGTCGGAGAGATCGAACATCACGCGCTCCGAGAGCAGGAAGCCGCCGAGCTTGTCGAGGTTCTTCCGCATCGATTCCACGTCGACGTGCAGGCCTTCCAGCACGTATTTCATCATCGCGAGCATCGCACCCGCCATGAGGCAGGTCTCGCCCACCGTCTTCCACTCGCCGCGCCATGCCGAGCCGTCGCGCTCGTGCTCGATGATCATGCACTCGAGCATGAAGGCGACGTTGTAGCGGATCGCGCGGCTGTTGCCGACGACCGCCTCGCACGTCGACGGGTTGCGCTTGTGCGGCATCGTCGACGAGCCGACCTTGCCTTCGCTGAAAGGCTCGTAGAGCTCGCCGATCTCGGTGTGCTCGAGGGTGACGATCTCGTTGGCGATCTTGCCCAGCGTGCCGGAGATGATGCCGAGCACCGAGACGTATTCCGCGAAGCGGTCGCGCGCGGGCTGCCAGTTGATGTCGGCGACGCCCAGGCCCAGGCGCTTCATGAGGCGCTGCTCGAGCTCCGGCGCTTTCGGTCCGAACGACGCCTGAGTGCCGACCGCGCCGACCATGCCGCCCACGAACAGGCGCTTTTCGAGCTCGCGCATGCGATCAAAGTTGCGTCCCATCTCCGACAGCCAGATCGCCGCCTTGTGGCCGAAGGTGATCGGCAGCGCCTGCACGCCGTGCGAGCGGCCGACCATCGGCGTCGACTTGTGCTCGCGCGCGAGCCTGGCGAGCGCGTTGCCGATCGCCTTCATGTCACGCAGGTAGATCTGGTGCGCGTCCTTGATCTGGAGCACCGTGCCGGTGTCGAGCACGTCCTGCGTGGTGGGGCCGAAGTGGATGTACTCGCCCAGCCCCTTGGCGCAGAGCTGCTCGACCGCCCTGACCGCGGGCACCAGCGGATGCTTGATGCGCCGGATCTCGGCCGCGATCTTCTCGATGTCGACCTTGTCGACCTTCGCGTTGGCGGCGATCTGCTTCGCTGCGTCATCCGGGATGATGCCGAGCGCCGCCTGCTCGAGCGCGAGCGCGGCCTCGAAGTCGTACCACTTCTGCACCTTGTTGCGATCGCTGAAGATCGCGCGCATCTCGTCGGTGCTGAAAAGATGCTTGATGAGTGCGTCGTCGAATACGCCTGAAGCCATTTTGAACCCCTATAAAAACAATGAACCGCCAAGGACGCCAAGGACGCAAAGGAAAAGCGACGCGGCATCATCGCGTCGTCCCGGACGTGTGCCGTCAGGCCGACACGATCCGGGACCCATGTTGACGTTCAAGCCCCGTTCAAAATGGATTCCCGCGTTCGCGGGAATGACGACCGCTGCAAACCCTGGCGTCCTTTGCGTCCTTTGCGGTTAAAAAAGCTCTTGAGTTACTTTTCGGTACGCTCGAGGATGTGCAACCCGCGCACGCGGTCGAGCAGGTAGATGAGCCCGCGATCGTCGACGGTGACGTCGTTCGACTGCACGCGATCCGAGCCCGGCGGCACGTCGGGCATGAAGTACGCGACTTCCTTCAGCGAGTGCGGATCGGCGATGTCGACGATGCGCAGGCCGTATGCGAACCACGCGACCGGGATCTCGGTGCCGGTCACCTTCTCGCACGGCTGATGGCAGCCGGTCATGCGCGGCTGCGGACCGTCGGGCATGTCCTCGATCTGGAACGTCGAGATCGGCATCGGGTGCGCTTCGTCGCTGATGTCCACGAGCCACATGAACGACGCGGGATACTTGAAGTAGTCCTCCTGCCGGAACACGTCCTCGTCGGTGACCACCATGAAGTCGCGCCCCTTGATCTTGAACGGGATGCGCAGGCAGGTGTGCGTCGGCCACGGGAACGGCGGGCTCCAGTCCATGCCCGAGATGCGCTTGGGCTTGCTCATGTCCTCGATGTCGAGGATGACCCAGCCGCCCTGCCAGTAGCTCGTATAGAGACGGTTGCCGTAACGCAGCGGGTGGTGACACTTGTGAGCGTCCCCTTTCCACGTCGGCGTCTCGCCGCCCGCGACCCACTGGCCCGGCATCCACCAGCGGCCGACCTCTTCGGGCTTCGCCGGGTTCTCGAGGTCGAGGATCATCATGATGTTGCCGACGTAGCCTTCCATCGTCGGCGAGATGTAGGCGTAGCGGCCGTCGAAATCGAAGCGGTGCACGCCGCGCGCGTAACGTGCGCCCGCGGGATCGGTCGCGTCCCAGTTGGTGATGAGCTTGGGCGCCTCGGGTTTCGATACGTCCCAGATCGCGAGCCCGCCGTTGTAGCCGTCGGGCGGCACCTCGCCCTGGAGCGCGTGCTGGCCGAGCACTTCGCGGTTGGTGATCATGATGTCGCCGGACACGCGCACCTTGTGCGAGTGCGTGCCCTTCGGCATCTCGAGGTTCGAGATGATCTTCGGCTTCCTCGGGTCTTTGACGTCGACGATCAGCGTCCCGTTGGGATTGCGCATGTTGCCGATATAGGCGACGTTGCGCTCGACGACGACCTGCCCGCCGCCCGCGCAGTCGGTCCAGGAAACCGGCCCGATCGAGCGCTTGTCGCCGAGCGACAGCGCGGCGCCGCCCTGCTTCACGTCGACGTAAGCGACTTCCTTGATGCCTTTGGCTTGTGCCACGGATCCTCTCCTTCCTTGGGGTACGCCGCGCGTCTCGCGTACACCTCGCTGTGTAATTTGAACCGCCAAGGACGCAAAGGACGCAAAGGAAAAAGCGATTCGTTGCGATCGCGTCGTCCCGGACGTGTGCCGTAAGGCCGACACGATCCGGGACCCATTTTGACGTTGAAGACACAATCAATTGGATTCCCGCCTGCGCGGGAATGACGACCGTTGAAAACCTTTGCGTCCTTGGCGTCCTTTGCGGTTAAAAAGGGTTTTTCAGCAGCTTCGAGTTTACTCGACGCGGATATTGGCGGCCCGGATCACCTTGCCCCATTTCGCGTGCTCGGATTTCATGAACGCCGCGAACTCCGCGGGCGTGTTACCGATCGGGTCCGAGCCCTGCGACAGGAGCCGCTCGCGCACGTCCGGCAGCCTGAGCGCACGCACGATCTCGTCGTGCAGGCGAGCCACGATGGGCTTGGGCGTCGCGGCGGGCGCGAGCCAGCCGAACCAGCCGACCACTTCGAAGCCCGGCAGGCCCGCTTCGGCGACCGTCGGCAGCTCGGGGGCGACCTGCGAGCGTTTCGCGCTGGTGATCGCGAGCCCCCTCACCTTGCCCGCCTTCACCTGCGGGATGGCGGACAGCGCGATGCTGAACAGCGCCTGCACCTGTCCCGCGAGCACTTCCGCGAGCGCGGGACCGCCGCCCTTGTAAGGCACGTGCGTCACGTCGATCGCGGCGTTCTGGCGCAAGAGCTCGAGCGCGAGATGGCCCGACGTGCCGTTGCCGGCGGAAGCGAACGCGATCGGCCTGGTCTTCGCCAGCGCGATCAGCTCCTTCACCGAACTCGCCGGCACGCTCGGATGCACCACCAGGATATTCGGCACCGTGATGCCGAGCGTGATCGGCGCGAAATCCCTGATCGGGTCGTAGGGAACGCTCTTGTACAGGCTCGCATTGATGACCACGCCCGCGGCGACCGCGGTGAAGGTGTAACCGTCCGGCGCCGCGCGCGCCGTCGTCTCGTAAGCGATGATGCCGTTGGCGCCGGGACGGTTGTCGATGACGACCGTCTGCCCGAACGACTCGGTGAGCTTCGGCGCGACCAGCCGCGCGAGCGTATCCGCCGGCCCGCCGGGGGGCACGGCGACGATCATGCGGATGGGTTTGGCGGGATACGCCGGTTGCGCGGCGCTCACAGCACCGGCGGCGCACATCAGAGCAAAGCAATTGACCGCCAAGGACGCCAAGGACGCAAAGGAAAAGCGACGAGGCATCATCGCGTCGTCCCGGACGTGTGCCGTCAGGCCTGCACGATCCGGGACCCATTTTGACTTTGAACGAACATTCAAAATGGATCCTGGCCTTCGCCAGGACGACGCTTCGCGTCGCATGGATTCCCGCCTGCGCGGGAATGACGCATGTTGCGCGTTGCCGTTGAGGCTTCCGAACCTCATTCCACCTGCACCTTCGCGATCTTCACCACCTTGGCCCACTTCGCGAGCTCCAGCTTGATCTGCGCCGCGTATTCCGCCGGGGTCGTGCCCTCGGGCTCGAAGCCGAGCGCGATCAGTTTCTCCGACACCTCGGGTTTCTTCACGATTGCCGCGGTCTCCCGGTGCAGGCGGTCGATCAGCGCGCGTGAGGCGCGCGCCGGCAGCAGCACGCCGTAGGACGAGGTCACTTCGTAGCCTTTGACCGTCTCGCCTATCGTCGGCAGATCGGGCGCCGCGATGAGCCGTTTCGATCCGGTCACGCCCAGCGCACGGAGCTTGCCCGACTTGATGTGCGGCAGCGCGCCGGGATAGCCGGTGATGAGCATCTGCACCTGGCCGCCGATGAGATCGGTCAGCGCGGGTCCCGCGCCCTTGTACGGCACGTGGACGATGTCGATGGCCGCGAGCGCCTTGAAGAGCTCCCCCGCGAGATGCGCGGTCGAGCCGTTGCCCGCCGACGCGAAATTGACGCTGGCCGGCTTCGCTTTCGCGAGCGCGACGAGCTCGGCGGTCGTCTTCGCCTGCACCGAAGGATGGATGACGAGCGCGAGCTGGTTCACGCCGATGCGGCTCACCGGCGCGAAATCGCGCAGCGGGTCGTAGGGCACCTTCCGGAGGTTGGGCGAGATCGCGAGCTCGCCGTTGGCCATGATGGCGATGGTGTAGCCGTCGGGCTCCGCGCGCGCGAGCGTCGTCGCGGCGACCGTGCCGCCCGCGCCGCTGCGATTGTCGATGACGACCTGCTGCCCGAGCGCTTCGGACAGCGGCGGCGCGAAGAGGCGCGCGGTGACGTCGGCGGGTCCGCCCGGCGGATAGCCGACGAGCATGCGGATGGGCCTAGTGGGATATGGAGGCTGCGCGGCGATCGCATCTCCGGTGGTTTGGATCAGAACAAAGCTATTGACCGCCAAGGACGCAAAGGACGCCAAGGAAAAGCAAAACCTTTTTCTATGGCCGGTATGTCTTGGACTGGAGAGATATCGAATTCCTTTGCGTCCTTTGCGTCCTTCGCGGTTCATTGCTTTTATTTCTCTTGAAGTGATCTGTTCTCCGGCATCGTCATGAACGACTGCATCGCGTGCCAGAACTTGTGGCGGTTGATGCCGAGCGTGGCCGCGTGCGCGAGGCCGGAGACGAACACGAACTGCTTGTCCTTGCTCGGCAGCTTCGAGAAGAAATCGAGCAGGTCGGCTTCGGTCGCGATGCCGTCGTACTCGCCGCGGATGATGCACACGGGGCACGTGATCTTCGAAGGATCGACCACCGGCAGGTTCGCGCACATGTCGAGATAGGTGCCGGTCGGCACCGAGTCTCCCAGCGCGAGCTCGGCGTCCGCGAGCGCGTCGGCCGCGGCCATCTCGGACGTGCCGGGCTTGTCGCGGGTGAACATGCCGTGGATGAACGCGCGGTCGACCTTGCGCCGCGGGTTCGCGCGGTATTCGTCGAGGTTCTCGCGGCGCTTGGCGAGGGTCGGCGAGCCCGCGCCGGTATAGACGATCGCCGAGGCCATCAGCCGCGCGACGCGGCCCGGATTACGCTGCGCATAGAGGCACGCCCGCAGCGCGCCGGAGGAGCCGCCGTACATGAAGACGCGGCTGACGCCGGTCTCGCGCTGGACGATCCCCATCGCCGCGGCAAGATCGTCCGCGCCCGAGGCGATGTCCGAATTGCCGCCGGTCTTGTCCGAGCGTCCGTAGCCTTCGTGGTCGACGGTCCATACGTCGTAGCCGAGCCCGGCGAAGTGCGCCATCAGCGAATACTGCCGGCCGGGGACGTTCAGATCGAAGCTCGACCGGCCCGACGCCGACGAGCCGTGCACGAGGAAGAGTACCGGCAGCGCCGGCGCGGTCCTGTCGGGGGCGGATGCGCGCTTGCGGTAGACGTAGAGCTTCACGTCTCCCTTGTGCGCCCAGTATTCCTCGCTCCACGTCGCGCTGGTGCTGCCGACGAACTCGCCCATCGCCTCTCCTTCGGGAAGGCGTGGATTATCGCATCGGCGGTGCGCGCTCTACGGCGCGCGGGAACAGCGTGTCGGAGCCGGCGGGGACTGTTAGGCCGGCGCGCCGACCGGCACGACCGAGAGGTCGGCGCTTTCGCCGCCGAGGAAGTGCGGCTCGTAACCGTGCTTGCGCGCGTCTTCGAGGCAGTCGAAGAAGAGATCGAACGTGTGCTGCGAGCGCGTCCCGCGGTCTACCGCGGACCACTCCCAGACGTACCCGTGGCCGAACGCGACCTGCAGGGGATAGATCTCGCACGGCCGCAGCAGGCCTTCGATATTGATGCCGATGAATCGCGACTGCAGATCTTGGTCGTTCATGGGGTGCTGTCCTTGTAAAACAGCCGCGCGGCGGGCGCGGATCAGCCATTCGAACTGCAATGGCTGTGCCCGTGGGTCCGGTTCTTGTGCGATCGCCCGCCAGACTCGGCCAATTGCGATTCATTCCAAGGGGTTACGGCTGAGCTGGCGCGCCCGTTGCAGTGTCGGCGCCGGGCATGGCGGCGCACGGCATGCAAATGTTGCTGAAGACCGGGGGTCGTTCGGCACTATTCACCTAACCGTGCGAGCGGGGTGCGGGCGTTCCGTCCGGGGTCGTGAGCGGCGCGATCTCGGCGTCGCGCCACGCCCGCGGATCCTCCAGCGGCTCCAGGTGAATGGTGATCGTGGTGTTCGCCAGGCGCTCGCGAATGCGGGCCTCGATGCTTTCCGCAAGGTCGTGGCCGCTGCGCACGGTCCACGCGCCGGGCACCAGCACGTGCATCGACACGAAGCGCCGCGCGCCCGAGCGCCGCGTGCGCAGCGCGTGGTAGCGGATGCCGTCGCTGCAGTAGGCGTCGAGGATCGCGCGTATCGCCGCCTGCTCGTCAGCCGCGAGCGCGGTGTCCATGAGGCCCAGCACCGACCGGCGCAGCAGGTCGAGGCCGGTCCACACGATGTTGGCCGCCACCGCGAGCGCCACCGCGGGATCGAGCCAGCTCCAGCCGGTCACCGCGACCGCGCCGACGCCGACCAGCACGCCGATCGAGGTCCAGACGTCGGTCATGAGGTGGCGCGCGTCCGCTTCGAGCGTGATCGAGTCGTGCTGACGTCCTGCCGACAGCAGGATGCGGGCGACGGCGAAGTTGACCATCGATGCCACGAACGACACCGCGAGCCCCAGCCCCATCTGCTCGAGATCCCGCGGGTTCATGAGACGCTCGAGCGCCGCCCATGCGATGCCCACCGCGGCGAACAGGATCAGCCCGCCTTCCAGGCCGCTCGAGAAATACTCGGCCTTGTCGTGGCCGTACTGATGGTCCTCGTCGGCGGGACGCGCGGCGATCGTCAGCGCGATCAGCATCGCGCACGCGCTCACGAGATTCACCACCGATTCGAGCGCGTCCGACAGCAGGCCCACCGAGTCGGTGATCCAGTACGCGTACGCCTTGAGCAGGATGATCAGCGCCGAGGCGGCGATCGAAAGCCACGCGTAGCGGATGAGTGAGCGTCGTTCAGCCACCGGTTGAGTCGCCGCAGCTCGCCGCCGCGGACTTCGCGAAAACTGCCGCTTCGAGCATTTACCGTACCCCGAAGCGCGTCAAGAACTGCCGCGCGCGGCCGTAACCCCTCTCAGCCTGCCCTGAAAACGGGCCGTCGAGAGAGGTTTCCGTGAAATACGCCGCACTTTTGCTCCCCGTCCTGCTCGCCGCGCAAGGTTGCGCGACGACGGCGCCGGCCGTCCGTGAGGACGCACAGGCGCAGCGGTTCACGTGGACGCGCGGCATCGAGCTTCCGGCGTTCCGCGACCAGAACGGCATCTGCCACACCTTCTCACGCGACAACGAGACCGCGATGCACACGCTCGGCCAGCAGGTGAGGGCGTGCTTCGACGGCACGCTGCCGGTCGTTCCGACCAGAGCTTCGGTGACCGGCGAGGTCAAGGTCGCATGGCAGAAAGTCCCGGCCGAGCGCATCGACGATCTCTTCGCGGCGCAAGCCGCGCAGAGCGCGCTGCACGCGGCGGGGCGCCGCAAGGCCGCGTCGGTCTTCTCGGTCCACGGTTTCTATGTCTACCGCGGCGACACCTGCCACGTCGTCGTGTCCGACCACGTCGAGCACGTGCGCACGCTCGGCCACGAGTTCAAGCACTGCGTCGACGGCGAGTTCCACGACGAGCGCGGGCTCTGGAAGCACCGCGCGGGCTGAGTCCCGGCGGTTTTTTGCCTACACTCCCGGATGTCTTCGTCATCAGGGGAGTATGCATGGAATTCGACATCGACCGGATGCTCGCCACCGCGAGCGCGCTGCTCACCGCCTTCGGGCTGAAGATCGTCGGCGCGATCGTCGCGTGGATCGTCGGCCGCTGGCTGATCAGGCTCGGCGTGCGCGTCATGTCGGCGGGCCTTACGCGCCAGCACATCGACGCGACGCTCGTGCGCTATACGGGCAATATCGTCAATGC
The DNA window shown above is from Burkholderiales bacterium and carries:
- a CDS encoding cation diffusion facilitator family transporter; this translates as MAERRSLIRYAWLSIAASALIILLKAYAYWITDSVGLLSDALESVVNLVSACAMLIALTIAARPADEDHQYGHDKAEYFSSGLEGGLILFAAVGIAWAALERLMNPRDLEQMGLGLAVSFVASMVNFAVARILLSAGRQHDSITLEADARHLMTDVWTSIGVLVGVGAVAVTGWSWLDPAVALAVAANIVWTGLDLLRRSVLGLMDTALAADEQAAIRAILDAYCSDGIRYHALRTRRSGARRFVSMHVLVPGAWTVRSGHDLAESIEARIRERLANTTITIHLEPLEDPRAWRDAEIAPLTTPDGTPAPRSHG
- a CDS encoding D-2-hydroxyacid dehydrogenase family protein, with amino-acid sequence MKVTVLDDYQNLVRSLDAFRKLKDHDVTVWNDHTKDIDVLAERLKDTEALVLIRERTPIRAPLIERLPKLRLVSQRSVFPHIDVDALTKRGIVLSSDQHPGKPSYATAELTWGLVLAAMRKIPQEVANLKAGKWQSTVGIGLRGRNLGIFGYGRIGGAVAGYGRAFGMNVSVWGTEGSRTRGQADGYAAAASKEAFFEQNDVISLHLRLVDATRGIVAAQDLARMKPTALIVNTSRAGLIAPGALEAALKQGRPGMAAVDVFEEEPVLGGKHPLLRMDNVVATPHLGYVERDAYEGQFSSSFEQVLAFAAGKPINVMNPEALDVKR
- the purB gene encoding adenylosuccinate lyase: MASGVFDDALIKHLFSTDEMRAIFSDRNKVQKWYDFEAALALEQAALGIIPDDAAKQIAANAKVDKVDIEKIAAEIRRIKHPLVPAVRAVEQLCAKGLGEYIHFGPTTQDVLDTGTVLQIKDAHQIYLRDMKAIGNALARLAREHKSTPMVGRSHGVQALPITFGHKAAIWLSEMGRNFDRMRELEKRLFVGGMVGAVGTQASFGPKAPELEQRLMKRLGLGVADINWQPARDRFAEYVSVLGIISGTLGKIANEIVTLEHTEIGELYEPFSEGKVGSSTMPHKRNPSTCEAVVGNSRAIRYNVAFMLECMIIEHERDGSAWRGEWKTVGETCLMAGAMLAMMKYVLEGLHVDVESMRKNLDKLGGFLLSERVMFDLSDKVGKQTAHELVYEASMHGIENGVTFEQSLMANEKIRGAMSADELKASLDPTTYTGHAEAIVDRVLEQQKGWL
- a CDS encoding tripartite tricarboxylate transporter substrate binding protein, which encodes MLVGYPPGGPADVTARLFAPPLSEALGQQVVIDNRSGAGGTVAATTLARAEPDGYTIAIMANGELAISPNLRKVPYDPLRDFAPVSRIGVNQLALVIHPSVQAKTTAELVALAKAKPASVNFASAGNGSTAHLAGELFKALAAIDIVHVPYKGAGPALTDLIGGQVQMLITGYPGALPHIKSGKLRALGVTGSKRLIAAPDLPTIGETVKGYEVTSSYGVLLPARASRALIDRLHRETAAIVKKPEVSEKLIALGFEPEGTTPAEYAAQIKLELAKWAKVVKIAKVQVE
- a CDS encoding tripartite tricarboxylate transporter substrate binding protein; this translates as MSAAQPAYPAKPIRMIVAVPPGGPADTLARLVAPKLTESFGQTVVIDNRPGANGIIAYETTARAAPDGYTFTAVAAGVVINASLYKSVPYDPIRDFAPITLGITVPNILVVHPSVPASSVKELIALAKTRPIAFASAGNGTSGHLALELLRQNAAIDVTHVPYKGGGPALAEVLAGQVQALFSIALSAIPQVKAGKVRGLAITSAKRSQVAPELPTVAEAGLPGFEVVGWFGWLAPAATPKPIVARLHDEIVRALRLPDVRERLLSQGSDPIGNTPAEFAAFMKSEHAKWGKVIRAANIRVE
- a CDS encoding alpha/beta fold hydrolase translates to MGEFVGSTSATWSEEYWAHKGDVKLYVYRKRASAPDRTAPALPVLFLVHGSSASGRSSFDLNVPGRQYSLMAHFAGLGYDVWTVDHEGYGRSDKTGGNSDIASGADDLAAAMGIVQRETGVSRVFMYGGSSGALRACLYAQRNPGRVARLMASAIVYTGAGSPTLAKRRENLDEYRANPRRKVDRAFIHGMFTRDKPGTSEMAAADALADAELALGDSVPTGTYLDMCANLPVVDPSKITCPVCIIRGEYDGIATEADLLDFFSKLPSKDKQFVFVSGLAHAATLGINRHKFWHAMQSFMTMPENRSLQEK